A single Candidatus Desulfofervidus auxilii DNA region contains:
- the sdhC gene encoding succinate dehydrogenase, cytochrome b556 subunit — MKDYFKNLLNYRCSIGMLSWILMRISGLLLVIFLILHLWVIFYYHQRIIDFSHLLRWRNMSIIKVLEFFLILTICYHALNGVRLIFMDMGFLIKMQKPLFVTIIIISLIVAIAFVFPFPS, encoded by the coding sequence GTGAAGGATTATTTTAAAAATTTATTAAATTATCGTTGTTCTATAGGGATGTTATCTTGGATATTAATGCGGATTTCTGGTCTTTTATTAGTTATTTTTTTAATACTTCATTTATGGGTCATTTTTTATTATCATCAAAGAATAATTGATTTTTCTCATCTTTTAAGATGGCGTAATATGTCAATTATAAAAGTTTTAGAATTTTTTCTTATTTTAACCATTTGCTATCATGCTTTAAATGGTGTTAGACTTATTTTTATGGACATGGGTTTTTTAATTAAAATGCAAAAACCCTTATTTGTTACTATAATAATAATTTCTTTAATTGTGGCTATTGCATTTGTTTTCCCTTTTCCATCATGA
- a CDS encoding SLC13 family permease, with product MQKQNLFQKIVLFLGPFLSICILIFCDLSPGHPEVTRMASVTILMAMWWIAESIPLAVTALLPVALFPLMGIMDSKTVSSYYFNDIIFLFIGGFILALAMQRWGLHKRIGLKIILFLGMSPKRIILGFMGATAFLSMWISNTATTMIMVPIAMALILEMEERFGEEHIHFFSIGLLLGIAYAASIGGMATLVGTPPNLVLAKIFSISFPKGPEISFARWLIFAFPISLIFLLCTWLMLVFMFSRNIQFKGDLDIFRKEYNKLGKMNFEEWIVLIDFFITAILWLFRKDINIGHFHIPGWSSLFPVPTYVKDGTVAMTTTIPLFFIPSKREKEFIMNWETASKLPWGIVLLFGGGFALAAGFKTSGLSIWMGERLAKLAHFHLLLIVITVCLIISFLTELTSNTATAQMALPILASLSTAIKVNPLLLMIPATMSASCAFMLPVATPPNAIIFGTQKLRIYHMAKAGIILNFIKIFLFIGAIFLWGKINFGNLVQFPSWAK from the coding sequence GTGCAAAAACAAAATCTTTTTCAAAAAATTGTTCTTTTTTTAGGACCATTTCTTAGTATATGTATTCTTATATTCTGTGATTTATCTCCTGGTCATCCAGAAGTTACTAGGATGGCTTCGGTGACCATTTTAATGGCTATGTGGTGGATTGCTGAGTCTATACCTTTAGCAGTTACTGCTTTATTACCTGTAGCTCTTTTTCCTCTTATGGGTATCATGGATAGCAAAACAGTTTCAAGTTATTATTTTAATGACATTATTTTCCTTTTTATTGGTGGTTTTATTCTAGCTTTAGCTATGCAGAGATGGGGATTGCATAAACGCATTGGTCTTAAAATTATTCTTTTTTTGGGAATGAGTCCTAAACGAATTATTTTAGGATTTATGGGAGCAACTGCTTTTTTATCTATGTGGATTTCTAATACTGCTACAACTATGATTATGGTACCAATTGCAATGGCTTTAATATTAGAAATGGAAGAAAGATTTGGAGAAGAGCATATACATTTTTTTTCTATTGGTTTACTTTTAGGTATTGCCTATGCAGCCTCAATTGGAGGTATGGCTACACTTGTTGGCACACCTCCTAATTTAGTTTTAGCTAAAATTTTTTCAATTTCTTTTCCTAAAGGTCCTGAGATTTCTTTTGCACGATGGCTTATTTTTGCCTTTCCTATTTCACTTATCTTTCTTCTTTGCACTTGGTTAATGTTAGTCTTTATGTTTAGTCGGAATATTCAATTTAAAGGTGATTTAGATATTTTTAGAAAAGAATATAATAAGTTAGGTAAAATGAATTTCGAAGAATGGATAGTTTTAATAGATTTTTTTATTACTGCCATCTTATGGCTCTTTCGCAAAGATATCAATATTGGCCATTTTCATATACCTGGCTGGTCATCTCTTTTTCCTGTACCTACATATGTAAAGGATGGTACTGTAGCTATGACTACTACAATTCCTCTATTTTTTATACCATCAAAACGAGAAAAAGAATTTATTATGAATTGGGAAACTGCTTCTAAACTACCCTGGGGAATTGTACTTCTTTTTGGTGGTGGTTTTGCTTTAGCTGCTGGTTTTAAAACATCCGGACTCTCTATATGGATGGGAGAGCGACTTGCTAAACTTGCCCATTTTCATCTTCTTTTAATAGTAATAACTGTTTGTCTTATAATAAGTTTTTTAACTGAATTAACCTCAAATACTGCTACTGCACAGATGGCTTTGCCTATTTTAGCTTCATTGAGTACAGCAATTAAAGTTAATCCATTATTATTAATGATTCCTGCAACTATGTCTGCTTCTTGTGCTTTTATGTTGCCTGTAGCTACGCCTCCAAATGCTATTATTTTTGGTACACAAAAATTACGTATTTATCATATGGCTAAAGCAGGTATAATTTTAAATTTTATAAAAATATTTTTGTTTATAGGAGCCATTTTCTTATGGGGTAAAATAAATTTTGGAAACTTAGTACAATTTCCAAGTTGGGCAAAGTGA